A portion of the Arcobacter sp. F155 genome contains these proteins:
- the cmoB gene encoding tRNA 5-methoxyuridine(34)/uridine 5-oxyacetic acid(34) synthase CmoB produces the protein MNLEELKQKKDDCRKWKNVEPWYNQLLKVFDLHKEKLHVDYGDWFTIGKREDLTDSEFALIEETAQKLIPWRKGPFNLFGLEIDSEWQSNIKYNLIRPHFNLKDKVVADIGCNNGYYMFRMLEDKPKRLIGFDPSALTLHQFEFVNHFVKSDIIYEMLGVEHLEYYNHKFDFIFMLGVLYHRPDPVGTLKSLARGLNSKGEILIDTFMIDGEDEICLTPDKRYSKIPNIYFIPTIPALRNWLSRAGFEDIEVIATTTTTSEEQRKTKWSFDQSLEDFLDPEDPTKTVEGYPAPKRVYMKARKIQ, from the coding sequence ATGAATTTAGAAGAACTTAAACAGAAAAAAGACGACTGTAGAAAATGGAAAAATGTTGAACCTTGGTATAATCAATTACTAAAGGTTTTTGACTTACACAAAGAGAAATTACACGTAGATTATGGTGATTGGTTTACTATTGGAAAAAGAGAAGATTTAACTGATAGTGAATTTGCTTTAATAGAAGAAACAGCACAAAAACTTATTCCTTGGAGAAAAGGACCTTTTAATCTATTTGGTCTTGAAATTGATAGTGAGTGGCAGAGTAATATAAAATACAATCTAATAAGACCTCATTTTAATTTAAAAGATAAGGTTGTTGCAGATATTGGTTGTAACAATGGTTATTATATGTTTAGAATGCTTGAAGATAAGCCAAAAAGATTAATTGGTTTTGACCCAAGTGCTTTAACATTACATCAGTTTGAGTTTGTTAATCACTTTGTTAAATCAGATATCATTTATGAGATGCTTGGAGTAGAGCACTTAGAGTATTATAATCATAAATTTGACTTTATTTTTATGCTTGGTGTTTTATATCATAGACCAGACCCTGTTGGAACATTAAAATCACTTGCACGAGGATTAAACTCAAAGGGTGAGATTTTAATTGATACTTTTATGATTGATGGAGAAGATGAGATTTGTTTAACTCCGGATAAAAGATACTCTAAAATTCCAAATATCTATTTTATTCCAACTATTCCTGCTTTAAGAAATTGGTTAAGTCGAGCTGGTTTTGAAGATATTGAAGTAATTGCAACAACAACAACTACTAGTGAAGAACAAAGAAAAACAAAATGGTCATTTGATCAAAGTTTAGAAGACTTTTTAGACCCTGAAGACCCAACAAAAACAGTTGAGGGTTATCCTGCTCCAAAAAGAGTTTATATGAAAGCTAGAAAGATACAGTAG
- a CDS encoding GGDEF domain-containing protein, with amino-acid sequence MKNNILELVKSAKTNEKDFKALENIYKLYDQLQYSSNLKQMAEDIYLWLHTNFEVDNVTFALFDIERNNRENVFIEGDEFYLDDSLSFFFIVNTHTNLNAIVSFCASSKEHHDILAEQYNVIESALFQISPIIQNGIIKKNFIESLSLDSVTKVYNRHYLIENLNKQITLSKKEYKSIYFLMIGVDHFKAVIDEFDHEVADQVLVELARVIHSNISEFDMVARLSGDEFLISMLSTTSESDIAKIAQNIIKDFAEVKVTVNDLGHTLQKTICIGYDVFNTSDDSDTIDKTIKNADIALYEAKNRGRSQFFNYKDLTPDDTIDLF; translated from the coding sequence ATGAAGAATAATATTTTAGAATTAGTAAAATCAGCAAAAACAAATGAGAAAGACTTTAAAGCTTTAGAAAATATTTATAAATTATATGACCAATTACAATACTCTTCAAACTTAAAACAAATGGCAGAAGATATTTATCTTTGGTTACACACAAACTTTGAAGTAGATAACGTAACATTTGCCCTATTTGATATAGAAAGAAATAATAGAGAAAATGTATTTATTGAAGGAGATGAGTTTTATTTAGATGATTCATTATCTTTTTTCTTCATTGTAAACACACATACAAACCTAAATGCTATCGTATCATTCTGTGCTTCATCAAAAGAACACCATGACATACTTGCAGAACAGTACAATGTAATTGAATCAGCTCTATTTCAAATTTCACCAATTATTCAAAATGGTATTATCAAGAAAAACTTTATTGAATCACTTTCATTAGACTCTGTTACTAAAGTTTATAATAGACACTATTTAATTGAAAATCTAAATAAACAGATAACTTTATCTAAAAAAGAGTATAAAAGTATTTACTTCCTAATGATAGGAGTTGACCACTTTAAAGCAGTTATTGATGAGTTTGACCATGAAGTTGCAGATCAAGTTTTAGTTGAACTTGCAAGGGTAATTCACTCAAATATTTCTGAGTTTGATATGGTTGCAAGACTAAGTGGTGATGAATTTTTAATCTCAATGCTTAGTACTACAAGTGAATCAGATATTGCAAAAATTGCACAAAATATAATAAAAGATTTTGCGGAAGTAAAAGTTACTGTAAATGACTTAGGACATACACTACAAAAAACAATCTGTATTGGATATGATGTATTTAATACTTCTGATGATAGTGATACAATAGATAAAACTATTAAAAATGCAGATATAGCTCTATATGAAGCAAAAAATAGAGGTAGAAGCCAATTCTTTAACTATAAAGATTTAACTCCTGATGATACAATAGATTTATTCTAA
- a CDS encoding MBL fold metallo-hydrolase has translation MSLKVQPMGDYQTNCYIITVDGKDFIIDPGVGATRWVLQNVQNPVAILNTHGHFDHVWSNKEVSEELGLKIYTPKEDNFMLEKDPYGFGMTPSCADVLVEPDEEFDFDGVKVKFHYFPGHTPGCSAIEIDKHLFSGDFIFNNSIGRTDFPFSSPEKMRKSIDKILAWEKDIRIYPGHGPATSLNSERDSLINWKNYL, from the coding sequence ATGTCATTAAAAGTCCAACCAATGGGTGATTATCAAACAAATTGTTATATTATTACTGTAGATGGAAAAGATTTTATAATTGATCCAGGTGTTGGAGCAACAAGATGGGTACTTCAAAACGTACAAAATCCTGTTGCGATTTTAAATACACATGGACATTTTGACCATGTATGGTCAAACAAAGAAGTGAGTGAAGAATTAGGTTTAAAAATCTACACTCCAAAAGAAGACAACTTTATGCTTGAAAAAGACCCTTATGGGTTTGGGATGACTCCATCATGTGCTGATGTATTAGTTGAGCCTGATGAAGAGTTTGACTTTGACGGTGTAAAAGTTAAGTTTCACTATTTTCCTGGTCATACTCCAGGATGTTCTGCAATTGAGATAGATAAACACTTGTTTTCAGGTGACTTTATCTTTAATAACTCTATTGGAAGAACAGATTTTCCTTTTTCTAGTCCAGAAAAGATGAGAAAAAGCATTGATAAGATTTTAGCTTGGGAAAAAGATATTAGAATCTACCCAGGGCATGGGCCAGCTACATCTTTAAATAGTGAAAGAGATTCTTTAATAAATTGGAAAAATTATTTATAA
- the trpB gene encoding tryptophan synthase subunit beta yields the protein MMSNYLENTPDENGYFGRFGGSFIPPVLEKPFEDIKEAYEKIKKDPKFIEDLKYVRKHYQGRPTPISFAKNLSDYCGGAKIYLKREDLNHSGAHKLNHCMAEVILAKHMGYKKVIAETGAGQHGVALATAAAYFGLECEIHMGEVDIAKEHPNVVRMRILGANVIPATHGLKTLKEAVDSAFESYINQADTAIYCIGSVVGPHPFPMMVRDFQSIIGIESREQFFEHEDNLPNNVVACVGGGSNAMGIFSGFIDDKEVNLYGVEPMGKGEKIGEHSATLTYGEEGVMHGFNSIMLKDENGEPAAVHSIGSGIDYPSVGPEHAHLKDIGRTKVGLCNDEEAVDAFYKLSQLEGIIPALESAHAVGFAMKLASELTKDETILVSLSGRGDKDIDFVVENYPIPNAKF from the coding sequence ATAATGTCAAATTATTTAGAGAATACACCAGATGAAAATGGTTATTTTGGAAGATTTGGAGGTTCTTTTATTCCTCCTGTTTTAGAAAAACCATTTGAAGATATAAAAGAAGCATATGAAAAAATCAAAAAAGACCCAAAATTTATTGAAGATTTAAAATATGTAAGAAAACATTACCAAGGAAGACCAACTCCAATTAGCTTTGCAAAAAACTTAAGTGATTATTGTGGCGGGGCAAAGATATATTTAAAAAGAGAAGATTTAAATCACTCAGGAGCACACAAACTAAATCACTGCATGGCTGAAGTGATTTTAGCTAAGCACATGGGATACAAAAAAGTTATAGCTGAAACAGGAGCTGGTCAACATGGTGTTGCACTGGCAACTGCTGCTGCTTATTTTGGATTAGAATGTGAAATTCATATGGGTGAAGTAGATATTGCAAAAGAGCATCCAAATGTTGTAAGAATGAGAATTCTTGGAGCAAATGTAATTCCTGCAACTCATGGATTAAAAACTTTAAAAGAGGCAGTTGATTCAGCCTTTGAATCATATATTAATCAAGCGGACACTGCTATTTACTGTATTGGTTCAGTTGTTGGTCCACACCCTTTTCCTATGATGGTAAGAGATTTCCAAAGTATTATTGGAATAGAGTCACGAGAGCAGTTCTTTGAACATGAAGATAACTTACCTAATAATGTTGTTGCTTGTGTTGGTGGTGGTTCAAATGCAATGGGAATCTTTTCAGGCTTTATTGATGATAAAGAAGTAAACCTTTATGGAGTTGAGCCAATGGGTAAAGGTGAGAAAATAGGTGAACACTCTGCAACTTTAACTTATGGAGAAGAAGGTGTAATGCACGGATTTAATTCTATTATGCTAAAAGATGAAAATGGAGAACCTGCTGCTGTTCATTCTATTGGTTCGGGAATTGACTACCCATCAGTTGGACCAGAGCATGCCCACTTAAAAGATATAGGAAGAACTAAAGTTGGTCTTTGTAATGATGAAGAAGCGGTGGATGCATTTTATAAACTTTCTCAACTTGAAGGTATTATTCCAGCATTAGAATCAGCTCATGCAGTTGGCTTTGCAATGAAACTTGCAAGTGAACTAACAAAAGATGAAACTATTTTAGTTAGTTTAAGTGGTAGAGGAGACAAAGATATTGATTTTGTTGTGGAAAACTACCCTATTCCAAACGCAAAATTTTAA
- a CDS encoding response regulator transcription factor: protein MNQDNLQDIIKSTKNLRLLYIEDNEDVREQTLKMLQIFFDDIVVASDGQQGLEEFQKNNKFESTSYDLIITDIEMPQRDGISMITTIREFDSDIPILIFSAHSNTDYFLKSINAGIDGYILKPYNIEQISNSLMNIIEKNKLMPTNEHIVHLHDDFIWNNQDQALFKDEEPIKLTKNETKLFKLFIKSKGSLKTYDEIDNYIFNDFSDTNKRVRNLVSRLKNKLNCELFESIYGHGYKLKYKKFI from the coding sequence ATGAATCAAGATAATCTTCAAGATATTATAAAATCAACAAAAAACTTACGTTTACTATATATAGAAGATAATGAAGATGTTAGGGAACAAACTCTTAAAATGCTTCAAATATTTTTTGATGATATAGTTGTAGCAAGTGATGGTCAACAAGGTTTAGAAGAGTTTCAAAAAAACAATAAATTTGAATCTACTTCATATGATTTAATTATCACAGATATTGAAATGCCACAAAGAGATGGTATCTCAATGATTACTACTATTAGAGAGTTTGATAGTGATATTCCTATTTTAATATTCTCTGCCCATAGTAATACTGACTACTTCTTAAAATCTATAAATGCTGGAATTGATGGCTATATTTTAAAACCATATAATATCGAGCAAATATCAAATTCATTGATGAATATTATAGAAAAAAACAAACTTATGCCTACAAATGAGCATATAGTACACCTTCATGATGATTTCATTTGGAATAATCAAGACCAAGCTTTATTTAAAGATGAAGAACCTATAAAACTTACTAAAAATGAAACAAAACTATTTAAACTATTTATAAAATCAAAAGGTTCTTTGAAAACTTATGACGAAATAGACAACTATATCTTTAATGATTTTAGTGATACAAATAAAAGAGTTAGAAACCTAGTTTCAAGATTAAAAAATAAACTTAATTGTGAACTCTTTGAATCTATTTATGGTCATGGTTATAAACTAAAATATAAAAAATTTATCTAA
- a CDS encoding HAD family hydrolase, which translates to MALIMFDMDGTLINSSTPLVNTINYVREKLGFERLERELILESVNDPKINAAEFFYGTSDFTLQQQKLFEEYYDANCLNGLQLYDGIKKLIDDLSSDFTLTVATNANSFFAKKMLDHLEVGHYFNTILGFDSVKNPKPHPEMINKILDTHSIKNTKAQVIGDSHKDIMAATNAGVDSVLVNWGFSNHTKDAIETIEELEIKIKNKFLI; encoded by the coding sequence ATGGCATTAATAATGTTTGATATGGATGGTACTTTAATAAATAGTAGTACTCCATTAGTAAATACAATCAACTATGTACGAGAAAAACTAGGGTTTGAAAGACTTGAAAGAGAGCTTATTTTAGAAAGTGTTAATGACCCTAAAATAAATGCTGCCGAGTTTTTCTATGGAACTTCTGATTTTACATTACAACAGCAAAAACTATTTGAAGAGTATTATGATGCAAATTGTTTAAACGGTTTACAACTTTATGATGGAATCAAAAAATTAATTGATGATCTTAGCTCAGATTTTACATTAACTGTAGCTACAAATGCTAACTCTTTTTTTGCAAAAAAAATGCTTGACCACTTAGAAGTAGGTCATTATTTCAACACTATCTTAGGTTTTGATAGTGTTAAAAACCCTAAACCACACCCTGAGATGATAAATAAAATCTTAGATACTCATAGTATAAAAAATACAAAAGCTCAGGTAATAGGTGACTCTCACAAAGATATCATGGCTGCTACAAATGCTGGTGTTGATTCAGTTTTAGTTAACTGGGGATTTTCTAATCATACGAAAGATGCAATCGAGACAATCGAAGAACTTGAAATAAAAATAAAAAATAAATTTCTTATATAA
- a CDS encoding ferritin-like domain-containing protein — translation MHYHLRLENIVLEANPKKKISDFKAFYNDYLNKKSQFDYNYTPYELKNPSYNDFLKIVLPKHVKTPKHFKTNEGKIILLHTIAHIEYSAIDLALDAALRFKDLPDEYYDDWLEVANDEVRHFEMLEGLLKELGSYYGELEVHTNLFEAMKSTPDLLSRMAVVPRFLEANGLEQNPKIMEKLNSNIDDFNQKILDALEIILEEEVDHVTKGDRWFKFECERQGLDPEKTYIEILEKVFPGSTTKKYQLNIEARKKAGFSCDELKFLAKKDDCN, via the coding sequence ATGCATTATCATTTAAGGCTAGAAAATATCGTACTTGAAGCCAATCCTAAAAAGAAGATTAGCGACTTTAAAGCCTTTTATAACGATTATTTAAACAAAAAATCACAATTTGATTACAATTATACACCATATGAGCTAAAAAATCCATCATATAATGATTTTTTGAAAATTGTATTACCAAAACATGTTAAAACACCAAAGCATTTCAAGACAAATGAAGGGAAAATAATCCTTCTACATACAATTGCACATATTGAGTATAGTGCGATTGATTTAGCTCTTGATGCAGCATTGAGATTTAAAGATTTACCAGATGAGTATTATGATGATTGGTTAGAAGTTGCAAATGATGAAGTTCGACATTTTGAGATGCTTGAGGGATTACTTAAAGAGTTAGGTTCTTATTATGGTGAGCTAGAAGTTCATACAAACCTTTTTGAAGCAATGAAAAGTACACCTGATTTATTATCAAGGATGGCTGTTGTTCCAAGGTTTTTAGAAGCAAATGGTTTAGAACAAAACCCAAAAATCATGGAGAAATTAAATTCAAATATAGATGATTTTAATCAAAAAATACTAGATGCATTAGAAATCATTTTAGAAGAAGAGGTTGATCATGTAACTAAAGGTGATAGATGGTTTAAGTTTGAGTGTGAAAGACAAGGACTAGACCCAGAAAAAACTTATATTGAAATACTTGAAAAAGTATTCCCTGGAAGTACAACAAAAAAATATCAATTAAATATTGAAGCAAGGAAAAAAGCAGGCTTTTCTTGTGATGAATTGAAATTCTTAGCAAAGAAAGATGACTGTAATTAG
- the ccsA gene encoding cytochrome c biogenesis protein CcsA, which produces MKQLTDVLFSFKTTLTLLAILAIGAGVATFIENDFGTSSARVLVYNHFWYEAVLVLTTINLAGIIYKYKMWKHKPRFIFHLSFVVILIGAAVTRYVGYEGIMQIREGQIQNRMISLEPYLQVKIKQKDSTFYKEYPMEFTALGSNDFSHSISFDNKELTVDFNNYMYAKKGKNDMGILTVDVSLNGETKTVKLPGKRGMKGVTKVEDFGDAVVTLEYGSKTLELPFAIQLRDFQLDRYPGSMAPSSYASEVTVIKPDGRKYDYRIFMNRTLHEGNFLFFQSSYDPDEKGTVLSVNNDPGKWPTYFGYFLLTLGLIWNLFDKKSRFWKLTKYVSGKNLASIVAACFITFASTNLQAEDQLANFTPDKQEIEKYLERFKNDSAETAKKFSKIVVQSNGGRMKPLDTLNHEILSKLAGKKSMFGMNADQVVLGMLTRPEIWRNMRMIRVKTPKLKEFLGIEKDRKYIAFTEVFKDNKYILQEETQRISMISPNQRGTYEKDIVKLDERLSISYMVYNGSLFNIFPKTGAQKLENNKWYSPLDAIQGFEGDNQKAIETLVRGFLNSVISEKWELSNRFIDMIQEYQTQVGKEVMPPKSQIDREIAFNQLQIFEKLTLAYLFVGFIMLVVAFIVVFNPNIKPRKTTLFFFIMLSLLFAVHTFGMGFRWVISGHAPWSDTYESLLYISWSAVFAGVVFFRRSLLALSAAVIVAAIFMFTAHLTSIDPQITNLVPVLKSYWLTIHVSILTASYGFFGLSAILGFMVLILFIFRKNRPHLDETIKQVTAINEISLIIGLSAITIGNFLGGVWANESWGRYWGWDPKETWAYVSIVIYVLVVHMRFVKKLNNPYAFSVASLLSFASILMTYFGVNFYLSGLHSYATGDPVPIPMWVYYVTALVFITIALAYKNRNLKDDICHTKK; this is translated from the coding sequence TTGAAACAGCTAACTGACGTCTTGTTCTCCTTCAAGACAACACTTACTTTATTAGCTATTCTAGCCATTGGGGCAGGAGTAGCAACTTTCATCGAAAATGATTTCGGTACATCATCTGCTAGAGTTCTTGTTTACAATCACTTCTGGTATGAAGCAGTATTAGTTTTAACAACTATTAACCTTGCAGGTATAATCTATAAATATAAAATGTGGAAACATAAACCAAGATTTATCTTCCATTTATCATTTGTTGTAATATTAATTGGTGCAGCTGTAACTAGATATGTTGGTTATGAAGGAATTATGCAAATTAGAGAAGGTCAGATTCAAAACAGAATGATCTCTTTAGAACCTTATTTACAAGTTAAAATAAAACAAAAAGACTCTACTTTCTATAAAGAGTACCCAATGGAATTCACTGCTTTAGGTAGTAATGATTTTTCTCATAGTATTTCTTTTGACAATAAAGAGTTAACTGTAGATTTTAACAACTATATGTATGCTAAAAAAGGTAAAAATGACATGGGTATTTTAACAGTAGATGTTTCATTAAATGGAGAAACAAAAACTGTAAAACTACCAGGTAAAAGAGGAATGAAAGGTGTTACAAAAGTTGAAGACTTTGGTGATGCAGTTGTAACACTAGAGTATGGTTCAAAAACTCTTGAACTTCCTTTTGCTATTCAATTAAGAGACTTTCAACTTGATAGATACCCAGGAAGTATGGCTCCATCATCTTATGCTTCTGAAGTAACAGTAATCAAACCTGATGGTAGAAAATATGACTATAGAATTTTTATGAACAGAACACTTCATGAAGGAAACTTCTTATTCTTCCAAAGTTCATATGACCCAGATGAAAAAGGAACTGTATTGTCTGTAAATAATGACCCAGGTAAATGGCCAACTTATTTTGGATATTTCTTACTTACTTTAGGACTTATTTGGAATTTATTTGATAAAAAATCAAGATTCTGGAAACTTACTAAATATGTAAGTGGTAAAAACTTAGCATCAATTGTTGCTGCCTGTTTTATTACTTTTGCAAGTACAAACTTACAAGCAGAAGACCAACTAGCTAATTTTACTCCTGATAAACAAGAGATTGAAAAGTATTTAGAGAGATTTAAAAATGACTCAGCAGAAACTGCTAAGAAGTTTTCTAAAATCGTAGTTCAAAGTAATGGTGGTAGAATGAAACCACTTGACACTCTTAACCATGAGATTCTAAGTAAACTTGCTGGTAAAAAGTCAATGTTTGGTATGAATGCAGACCAAGTAGTATTAGGTATGCTTACTAGACCAGAGATTTGGCGTAATATGAGAATGATTAGAGTAAAAACTCCAAAACTAAAAGAGTTTTTAGGAATTGAAAAAGATAGAAAATATATTGCCTTTACTGAAGTATTCAAAGACAATAAATATATTCTTCAAGAAGAGACTCAAAGAATCTCTATGATTAGTCCTAATCAAAGAGGAACTTATGAAAAAGATATTGTAAAACTTGATGAAAGACTAAGTATTTCATATATGGTTTATAATGGAAGTTTATTTAATATTTTCCCTAAAACTGGTGCACAAAAACTTGAAAACAACAAATGGTACTCTCCATTAGATGCGATTCAAGGCTTTGAAGGTGATAACCAAAAAGCAATTGAAACACTTGTAAGAGGTTTTTTAAACTCAGTTATTAGTGAAAAATGGGAATTATCAAATAGATTTATTGATATGATTCAAGAGTATCAAACTCAAGTTGGTAAAGAAGTTATGCCTCCAAAGTCTCAAATAGATAGAGAAATAGCATTCAATCAACTACAAATTTTTGAAAAACTAACACTTGCTTATTTATTTGTTGGATTTATTATGCTTGTTGTAGCATTTATTGTTGTATTTAACCCAAATATTAAACCAAGAAAAACAACATTATTCTTCTTTATTATGCTAAGTTTACTGTTTGCTGTACATACATTTGGTATGGGATTCAGATGGGTTATCTCAGGACATGCTCCTTGGTCAGATACTTATGAATCACTACTTTATATCTCATGGTCAGCAGTATTTGCAGGAGTTGTATTCTTTAGAAGATCATTACTTGCATTAAGTGCAGCGGTTATTGTTGCTGCTATCTTTATGTTTACAGCACATCTTACAAGTATTGACCCACAAATTACAAACTTAGTTCCTGTACTTAAATCATATTGGTTAACTATCCACGTATCGATTTTAACAGCATCATATGGTTTCTTTGGACTTAGTGCAATTTTAGGATTTATGGTTTTAATTCTATTTATTTTTAGAAAAAATAGACCACACCTTGATGAAACAATTAAACAAGTAACTGCTATTAATGAAATCTCATTAATCATTGGACTTAGTGCAATCACTATTGGTAACTTCCTTGGTGGTGTTTGGGCAAATGAGTCTTGGGGTAGATATTGGGGATGGGACCCAAAAGAGACTTGGGCTTATGTATCAATTGTAATTTATGTATTAGTAGTTCATATGAGATTTGTTAAAAAACTTAATAATCCATATGCATTCTCAGTTGCATCATTATTATCATTTGCATCAATTTTAATGACATACTTTGGTGTTAACTTCTACTTATCTGGTCTTCACTCATATGCAACAGGTGACCCAGTACCAATTCCAATGTGGGTTTACTATGTAACTGCGTTAGTATTTATTACTATAGCATTAGCATATAAAAATAGAAACCTAAAAGATGACATTTGTCATACAAAAAAATAG
- a CDS encoding AAA family ATPase — translation MDEKIILIVGDSGAGKDTLLKALRNEFSNINFVRRYITREADSHENNYFLETSAFTVLQTQGFFISSWYAHGNSYGISRSSIKKGINIISISRSRIKDFESSYEKVFTINITVSKEVLRKRLEKRARESKEEIDKRLERNYLKLECKKLINFDNSLPLEQSIEKFKELIKSLCEI, via the coding sequence ATGGACGAAAAAATCATATTGATTGTAGGTGATAGTGGAGCAGGTAAAGACACTTTATTAAAAGCATTAAGAAATGAGTTTAGTAATATAAATTTTGTAAGAAGATATATTACAAGAGAAGCTGATAGTCATGAAAATAACTATTTTTTAGAAACGAGTGCTTTTACTGTTTTACAAACACAAGGTTTTTTTATTTCATCATGGTATGCCCATGGTAATAGTTATGGAATATCAAGGTCATCAATAAAAAAGGGTATAAATATAATATCTATTTCAAGGTCAAGAATTAAAGATTTTGAAAGTAGTTATGAAAAAGTATTTACAATAAATATAACTGTTTCAAAAGAAGTTCTAAGAAAAAGACTTGAAAAAAGAGCTCGTGAATCAAAAGAAGAAATTGATAAAAGGTTAGAAAGAAATTATCTAAAGTTAGAGTGTAAAAAACTTATAAACTTTGATAACTCTTTACCTTTAGAACAATCAATAGAAAAATTTAAAGAGCTAATTAAATCTCTTTGTGAAATTTAA
- a CDS encoding GGDEF domain-containing protein: protein MNYNKLNSYSFQMIIALNDHLKTLHKLDDIFAYLSSYLNKDFGISRFKAAINNRSIYSNIDSNKDFKSKNLFIKLDESDELEVTFYFESGLEQDKIESTSEIVRTTFNLISQTIYNKYLTSQLKELSLKDNLTGLYNRQYVDEYLKTMLPLSSREKKKVAFLKIGIDHFKAVIDEFDYNTGDKVLKELAVSLKNSVRTSDIVARIESDEFLVILYNIDSEDNAIKVAEKIIENFKNKKVIVNIDTNQTLMKTICAGISMFPDDASKTEEIFRSSDIALYEARNKGRSQLFKFKKEETNTIDLF from the coding sequence ATGAATTATAATAAGTTAAACTCTTATAGTTTTCAAATGATTATTGCGTTAAATGATCACTTAAAGACTTTACATAAATTAGATGATATCTTCGCATATTTATCATCGTATTTAAATAAAGACTTTGGAATATCTAGGTTTAAAGCAGCTATCAACAATAGAAGTATTTATTCAAATATTGATTCAAATAAAGATTTTAAAAGTAAAAATCTATTTATTAAACTTGATGAAAGTGATGAATTAGAAGTAACTTTTTATTTTGAATCAGGATTAGAACAAGATAAGATTGAATCTACTTCAGAGATAGTAAGAACAACGTTTAACTTAATTTCACAAACTATTTATAATAAGTACCTAACATCTCAACTAAAAGAGTTATCATTAAAAGATAACTTAACAGGTCTTTATAACAGACAATATGTAGATGAATATTTAAAAACAATGCTTCCTCTTTCTTCAAGGGAGAAGAAAAAAGTTGCGTTTTTGAAAATAGGTATTGACCATTTCAAAGCTGTTATTGATGAGTTTGATTACAATACAGGAGATAAAGTTTTAAAAGAGCTTGCAGTAAGTTTAAAAAACTCTGTTAGAACTTCTGATATTGTTGCAAGAATTGAATCTGATGAGTTTTTAGTTATATTATATAATATAGATAGTGAAGATAATGCAATTAAAGTTGCTGAAAAAATAATAGAAAACTTTAAGAATAAAAAAGTTATTGTTAACATTGACACAAATCAAACGTTGATGAAAACAATTTGTGCTGGTATTTCTATGTTTCCTGATGATGCAAGTAAAACAGAAGAGATTTTTAGATCTTCTGATATTGCACTATATGAAGCAAGAAATAAAGGAAGAAGCCAACTTTTCAAATTTAAGAAAGAAGAGACAAATACAATAGATCTTTTTTAA